One region of Gopherus evgoodei ecotype Sinaloan lineage chromosome 23, rGopEvg1_v1.p, whole genome shotgun sequence genomic DNA includes:
- the MPP2 gene encoding MAGUK p55 subfamily member 2 isoform X1, translating to MSSSPASGVSLEGISLDSSEESELRREAMQQVLDNLSDLPNSTGAADLDLIFLRGIMESPIVRSLAKAHERLEETKLEAVRDNNVELVQEILQDIAHVSGSNSAAAELARILQEPHFQSLLETHDSVASKSYETPPPSPLLDPMFNNQPVPPDAVRMVGIRKTAAEHLGVTFRVERGELVVARILHGGMIDQQGLLHVGDVIKEVNGKEVGNDPKVLQEMLKNATGSVVLKILPSYQEPPPPRQVFVKSHFDYDPASDNLIPCKEAGLKFTAGDLLQIVNQDDPNWWQACHVEGGSAGLIPSQLLEEKRKAFVKRDLEVPPTSGALCGSLSGKRKKRMMYLTTKNAEFDRHELLIYEEVARMPPFRRKTLVLIGAQGVGRRSLKNKLIMSDQARYGTTIPYTSRKPKDHERNGQVYCFVSRGEMEADIKAGRYLEHGEYEGNLYGTKIDSIHEVVESGRMCILDVNPQAVKVLRTAEFVPYVVFIEAPDYETLRAMNKAALESGVATKQLTEVDLKRTVDESCRIQRGYGHYFDLSLVNDNLEWTFQQLQEALERLRVEPQWVPVSWVY from the exons ccaTGCAGCAGGTCCTGGACAACCTGAGTGACCTGCCCAACTCCACTGGGGCAGCTGACCTGGATCTCATCTTCCTCCGAGGCATCATGGAGAGTCCAATAGTAAGATCCTTGGCTAAG GCTCACGAGCGCCTGGAGGAGACCAAGCTGGAGGCCGTGAGGGACAATAACGTGGAGCTAGTGCAGGAGATCCTGCAGGACATCGCCCACGTCTCTGGGAGCAACAGCGCGGCCGCCGAGCTGGCACGCATCCTGCAGGAGCCCCACTTCCAA TCTCTCCTGGAAACCCACGACTCGGTGGCCTCCAAGAGCTACGAGacgcccccacccagccccctcctggaccccatgTTCAACAACCAGCCGGTGCCGCCGGATGCCGTGCGCATGGTGGGGATCCGCAAGACGGCCGCAGAGCACCTG GGCGTGACCTTCCGGGTGGAGCGGGGCGAGCTGGTGGTCGCCCGAATCCTGCACGGTGGCATGATTGACCAGCAGGGCCTGCTGCACGTGGGCGACGTCATCAAGGAGGTGAATGGCAAGGAAGTGGGCAATGACCCCAAGGTGCTGCAGGAGATGCTGAAGAACGCCACCGGCAGCGTGGTCCTCAAGATCCTACCCAGTTATCAGGAGCCTCCCCCGCCCCGGCAG GTGTTCGTGAAGTCCCACTTTGACTACGACCCGGCCAGCGATAACCTCATCCCCTGCAAGGAGGCAGGGTTAAAATTCACGGCCGGGGACCTGCTGCAGATCGTCAACCAGGATGACCCCAACTGGTGGCAG GCCTGCCACGTGGAGGGCGGCAGCGCCGGCCTCATCCCGAGCCAGCTGCTGGAGGAGAAGCGGAAGGCGTTTGTGAAGCGTGACCTCGAAGTCCCCCCCACATCTG GTGCCCTGTGCGGCAGCCTcagtgggaagaggaagaagaggatgatgTACCTGACCACGAAAAATGCAG AGTTTGACCGGCACGAGCTGCTGATCTATGAGGAGGTGGCCCGCATGCCTCCGTTCCGCAGGAAAACCCTGGTGCTGATCGGGGCCCAGGGCGTCGGGCGGCGCAGCCTCAAGAACAAACTCATCATGTCGGACCAGGCGCGCTACGGGACCACCATCCCGT ACACTTCGCGGAAGCCCAAGGACCATGAGAGGAACGGCCAGGTCTACTGCTTCGTGTCGCGGGGGGAGATGGAAGCGGACATCAAGGCTGGCCGCTATCTGGAGCACGGGGAGTATGAGGGGAACCTCTACGGCACCAAGATCGACTCTATCCACGAGGTGGTGGAGTCCGGCAGGATGTGCATCCTGGATGTGAACCCGCAG GCGGTAAAGGTGCTGAGAACGGCCGAATTCGTCCCCTACGTGGTCTTCATCGAAGCCCCGGACTACGAGACGCTCCGAGCCATGAACAAGGCAGCGCTGGAGAGCGGCGTGGCCACAAAGCAGCTCACG GAGGTGGATCTGAAGCGGACGGTGGATGAGAGCTGCCGCATCCAGCGTGGCTACGGCCACTACTTCGACCTCAGCCTGGTCAACGACAACCTGGAGTGGACattccagcagctgcaggaggccCTGGAGAGGCTGCGGGTAGAGCCCCAGTGGGTCCCGGTCAGCTGGGTTTACTAG
- the MPP2 gene encoding MAGUK p55 subfamily member 2 isoform X3, which produces MPVAATNSDLAMQQVLDNLSDLPNSTGAADLDLIFLRGIMESPIVRSLAKAHERLEETKLEAVRDNNVELVQEILQDIAHVSGSNSAAAELARILQEPHFQSLLETHDSVASKSYETPPPSPLLDPMFNNQPVPPDAVRMVGIRKTAAEHLGVTFRVERGELVVARILHGGMIDQQGLLHVGDVIKEVNGKEVGNDPKVLQEMLKNATGSVVLKILPSYQEPPPPRQVFVKSHFDYDPASDNLIPCKEAGLKFTAGDLLQIVNQDDPNWWQACHVEGGSAGLIPSQLLEEKRKAFVKRDLEVPPTSGALCGSLSGKRKKRMMYLTTKNAEFDRHELLIYEEVARMPPFRRKTLVLIGAQGVGRRSLKNKLIMSDQARYGTTIPYTSRKPKDHERNGQVYCFVSRGEMEADIKAGRYLEHGEYEGNLYGTKIDSIHEVVESGRMCILDVNPQAVKVLRTAEFVPYVVFIEAPDYETLRAMNKAALESGVATKQLTEVDLKRTVDESCRIQRGYGHYFDLSLVNDNLEWTFQQLQEALERLRVEPQWVPVSWVY; this is translated from the exons ccaTGCAGCAGGTCCTGGACAACCTGAGTGACCTGCCCAACTCCACTGGGGCAGCTGACCTGGATCTCATCTTCCTCCGAGGCATCATGGAGAGTCCAATAGTAAGATCCTTGGCTAAG GCTCACGAGCGCCTGGAGGAGACCAAGCTGGAGGCCGTGAGGGACAATAACGTGGAGCTAGTGCAGGAGATCCTGCAGGACATCGCCCACGTCTCTGGGAGCAACAGCGCGGCCGCCGAGCTGGCACGCATCCTGCAGGAGCCCCACTTCCAA TCTCTCCTGGAAACCCACGACTCGGTGGCCTCCAAGAGCTACGAGacgcccccacccagccccctcctggaccccatgTTCAACAACCAGCCGGTGCCGCCGGATGCCGTGCGCATGGTGGGGATCCGCAAGACGGCCGCAGAGCACCTG GGCGTGACCTTCCGGGTGGAGCGGGGCGAGCTGGTGGTCGCCCGAATCCTGCACGGTGGCATGATTGACCAGCAGGGCCTGCTGCACGTGGGCGACGTCATCAAGGAGGTGAATGGCAAGGAAGTGGGCAATGACCCCAAGGTGCTGCAGGAGATGCTGAAGAACGCCACCGGCAGCGTGGTCCTCAAGATCCTACCCAGTTATCAGGAGCCTCCCCCGCCCCGGCAG GTGTTCGTGAAGTCCCACTTTGACTACGACCCGGCCAGCGATAACCTCATCCCCTGCAAGGAGGCAGGGTTAAAATTCACGGCCGGGGACCTGCTGCAGATCGTCAACCAGGATGACCCCAACTGGTGGCAG GCCTGCCACGTGGAGGGCGGCAGCGCCGGCCTCATCCCGAGCCAGCTGCTGGAGGAGAAGCGGAAGGCGTTTGTGAAGCGTGACCTCGAAGTCCCCCCCACATCTG GTGCCCTGTGCGGCAGCCTcagtgggaagaggaagaagaggatgatgTACCTGACCACGAAAAATGCAG AGTTTGACCGGCACGAGCTGCTGATCTATGAGGAGGTGGCCCGCATGCCTCCGTTCCGCAGGAAAACCCTGGTGCTGATCGGGGCCCAGGGCGTCGGGCGGCGCAGCCTCAAGAACAAACTCATCATGTCGGACCAGGCGCGCTACGGGACCACCATCCCGT ACACTTCGCGGAAGCCCAAGGACCATGAGAGGAACGGCCAGGTCTACTGCTTCGTGTCGCGGGGGGAGATGGAAGCGGACATCAAGGCTGGCCGCTATCTGGAGCACGGGGAGTATGAGGGGAACCTCTACGGCACCAAGATCGACTCTATCCACGAGGTGGTGGAGTCCGGCAGGATGTGCATCCTGGATGTGAACCCGCAG GCGGTAAAGGTGCTGAGAACGGCCGAATTCGTCCCCTACGTGGTCTTCATCGAAGCCCCGGACTACGAGACGCTCCGAGCCATGAACAAGGCAGCGCTGGAGAGCGGCGTGGCCACAAAGCAGCTCACG GAGGTGGATCTGAAGCGGACGGTGGATGAGAGCTGCCGCATCCAGCGTGGCTACGGCCACTACTTCGACCTCAGCCTGGTCAACGACAACCTGGAGTGGACattccagcagctgcaggaggccCTGGAGAGGCTGCGGGTAGAGCCCCAGTGGGTCCCGGTCAGCTGGGTTTACTAG
- the MPP2 gene encoding MAGUK p55 subfamily member 2 isoform X2 has translation MSSSPASGVSLEGISLDSSEESELRREAMQQVLDNLSDLPNSTGAADLDLIFLRGIMESPIAHERLEETKLEAVRDNNVELVQEILQDIAHVSGSNSAAAELARILQEPHFQSLLETHDSVASKSYETPPPSPLLDPMFNNQPVPPDAVRMVGIRKTAAEHLGVTFRVERGELVVARILHGGMIDQQGLLHVGDVIKEVNGKEVGNDPKVLQEMLKNATGSVVLKILPSYQEPPPPRQVFVKSHFDYDPASDNLIPCKEAGLKFTAGDLLQIVNQDDPNWWQACHVEGGSAGLIPSQLLEEKRKAFVKRDLEVPPTSGALCGSLSGKRKKRMMYLTTKNAEFDRHELLIYEEVARMPPFRRKTLVLIGAQGVGRRSLKNKLIMSDQARYGTTIPYTSRKPKDHERNGQVYCFVSRGEMEADIKAGRYLEHGEYEGNLYGTKIDSIHEVVESGRMCILDVNPQAVKVLRTAEFVPYVVFIEAPDYETLRAMNKAALESGVATKQLTEVDLKRTVDESCRIQRGYGHYFDLSLVNDNLEWTFQQLQEALERLRVEPQWVPVSWVY, from the exons ccaTGCAGCAGGTCCTGGACAACCTGAGTGACCTGCCCAACTCCACTGGGGCAGCTGACCTGGATCTCATCTTCCTCCGAGGCATCATGGAGAGTCCAATA GCTCACGAGCGCCTGGAGGAGACCAAGCTGGAGGCCGTGAGGGACAATAACGTGGAGCTAGTGCAGGAGATCCTGCAGGACATCGCCCACGTCTCTGGGAGCAACAGCGCGGCCGCCGAGCTGGCACGCATCCTGCAGGAGCCCCACTTCCAA TCTCTCCTGGAAACCCACGACTCGGTGGCCTCCAAGAGCTACGAGacgcccccacccagccccctcctggaccccatgTTCAACAACCAGCCGGTGCCGCCGGATGCCGTGCGCATGGTGGGGATCCGCAAGACGGCCGCAGAGCACCTG GGCGTGACCTTCCGGGTGGAGCGGGGCGAGCTGGTGGTCGCCCGAATCCTGCACGGTGGCATGATTGACCAGCAGGGCCTGCTGCACGTGGGCGACGTCATCAAGGAGGTGAATGGCAAGGAAGTGGGCAATGACCCCAAGGTGCTGCAGGAGATGCTGAAGAACGCCACCGGCAGCGTGGTCCTCAAGATCCTACCCAGTTATCAGGAGCCTCCCCCGCCCCGGCAG GTGTTCGTGAAGTCCCACTTTGACTACGACCCGGCCAGCGATAACCTCATCCCCTGCAAGGAGGCAGGGTTAAAATTCACGGCCGGGGACCTGCTGCAGATCGTCAACCAGGATGACCCCAACTGGTGGCAG GCCTGCCACGTGGAGGGCGGCAGCGCCGGCCTCATCCCGAGCCAGCTGCTGGAGGAGAAGCGGAAGGCGTTTGTGAAGCGTGACCTCGAAGTCCCCCCCACATCTG GTGCCCTGTGCGGCAGCCTcagtgggaagaggaagaagaggatgatgTACCTGACCACGAAAAATGCAG AGTTTGACCGGCACGAGCTGCTGATCTATGAGGAGGTGGCCCGCATGCCTCCGTTCCGCAGGAAAACCCTGGTGCTGATCGGGGCCCAGGGCGTCGGGCGGCGCAGCCTCAAGAACAAACTCATCATGTCGGACCAGGCGCGCTACGGGACCACCATCCCGT ACACTTCGCGGAAGCCCAAGGACCATGAGAGGAACGGCCAGGTCTACTGCTTCGTGTCGCGGGGGGAGATGGAAGCGGACATCAAGGCTGGCCGCTATCTGGAGCACGGGGAGTATGAGGGGAACCTCTACGGCACCAAGATCGACTCTATCCACGAGGTGGTGGAGTCCGGCAGGATGTGCATCCTGGATGTGAACCCGCAG GCGGTAAAGGTGCTGAGAACGGCCGAATTCGTCCCCTACGTGGTCTTCATCGAAGCCCCGGACTACGAGACGCTCCGAGCCATGAACAAGGCAGCGCTGGAGAGCGGCGTGGCCACAAAGCAGCTCACG GAGGTGGATCTGAAGCGGACGGTGGATGAGAGCTGCCGCATCCAGCGTGGCTACGGCCACTACTTCGACCTCAGCCTGGTCAACGACAACCTGGAGTGGACattccagcagctgcaggaggccCTGGAGAGGCTGCGGGTAGAGCCCCAGTGGGTCCCGGTCAGCTGGGTTTACTAG